ccatccatgGTCCTCCTGTGGGGTGGGTTGACGATGATTACGGCCGCGGTCCACAACCCTCAAGGTATCATGGCTATCCGGTTCTTTCTGGGGTTGGCTGAGGCAAGCACCTTTTCAGGGACCCATTACATCCTAGGATCATGGTATGCCGAGCGTGAACTAGGGAAAAGAAGCGGAATTTTCACCGCGAGTGGTCTGGCTGGCACCATGTTTGGCGGCTTTATCCAAACAGGAATCCATTCATCGCTGGACGGCGCAGCAGGTTTGTCgggttggcgatggctaTTCATAGTAAGTACTTACTCTTGCTATCTTAAATGCTTCTATTAATATGAAGAGCTCCTTGGCAGTTTCACGTTGCTAACTGATCCAGATCGACGGCTTGATCACCCTTCCGATTGCAATATATGGGCTGTTCCTGTTTCCAGACACGCCGACAACCACGAGAGCTCCGTATCTCACTCCATCTGAACGTGCATTGGCTGTATCACGACTGACAACGGTGAACGCCGACCGCGCTCCAATCAACAGAGCATTCTTGAAAGAGCTGTTTACTACCTGGTACTGGTGGGGGTTTGTCATTCTTTGGGTGATTGCGGGCGAGACGGAATCGTTCTCGTCAAATACTCTTCTGGCACTTTATATGAAGGCACACCCTACAATCAAGTACTCGGTACCTCAACTCAATAACTATCCCACTGGGGTTCCTGCTGTGGGGATCATTTCCACGTTATTCTGGGCCACTCTGACGGATTTATTCGGCGGCAAACGATACATCGTTGGTTACTTTATTGGAATTACTGGAGTTGTCACCTCCGCCCTTATTTTAGCCCGGTTCGATTCCACTGCAACTGTATTCGGTGCCTACTACTGGGCAGGTGCAGTTTATGCGTGTCAAGCAACATTCTTTGCCTGGGCCAATGATGCCATGCGAAACCGAGATGCCCGCCAGCGTTCTGTTGTTATCGCTAGCATGAACCTGGGTAACAATGCTGTCAATGCCTGGTGGAGCATTATATTCTACTCCGCTGATCTGGCGCCGCGCTTTACCCGGGGAATGTGGGCGATGGTCGGCTGTTCAATTGCATTGGCAGTCTGGACTACCGCGATTTTAGTAAAAACTgttcgagaagagaaggctATGGTAAGAGCACAGGCGTTGGATGGTCCATCAGAATGCGTGCGTCAAAGCGAGAAATCTGACTGAGTTCATTTACTCGACACCCTTCTACAATTGCAACCTTGGGCTTCTCTAGGATCTGTGACTTATTAACCGTTCTACGATGCATGGAACACGCACTGGATCTTGGCCGACTTGTAATACAGACGCGCCATATTAATGCTGTCGAGTCCGGAACCTTTTCCAGCATAAGCTCCCGGATGAACCATTTTCGCCAATAGTTGTTGGCGACTACCAGCCCAAGATGGGAATGCCCATGTGCGCCTTCGGATGCCTTGGCTCTCCCAAGCAGCTCGGGATGACCGTTCAGCCATGAGACTTGCCATGACCTAGGGACCTGGCGCTTGTGTATCCTGGATGGTTCGGAAAAAAAGCTGCCTTCATCTGTAGCTCATGATGGAACATTCCAGCGACAATGTGCATCAATCGTCCTTAACGGACCGACCGATGCGAATCTGTTCGTCACACTGTCAGTCCTGAGAGCGCGTTGAAAGAATCGTGCATAGGCCATTAGCTGCCTGGAGCTGCGCTTCACCCGTGTCCATACTCTGTCGCCATTGCACTTGTCGAACGGTCTGCTCCCATCCAGCGGTTTCAAGACCGGCGACAACACATTGGAGTGGCAGGTTCTTTTCCATCATGCCGACATACAAAATGCGACTCACCAATGTCCAATTTCTCTGAAATTCTTGGCACGGTTGCTGGATCCTGTTCTCACAAGTCTGTCAAGTATATCTCCGGTTCGTCGCCTCTTGGACCACAGTTCCAATTATAACCGTTTCTCCTGGCATCCTAAACCTGTCCATAGCTTTGGGGGAAGTAGATGTGACCTAATCAAACTGGGAGTCGAGGGTCTTTCCACGATATGGTCCTGTCAGTAAGCACGTTCCCTCGAACGAAGTATCACACTCGCTCCAAAGCATTCCAATACCCAAGTACGGTGAAGGAGCAAAAGTCCCTGGCCATGGATAGGTAGGCATCTAGGAGTGTCATGTGGAGATGGCCTGTGTCGCATTGTCCTCTCCAGATGACCATCTGGGCTCGGCCTTCCTTTTCAATCCCCTCACCCCCAACCTCTCAAGGATGGATGCCAAGTATACCTTGGTCTTTAAGCCGTGCAAGAAATGCCAATGGTGGACTCGAGCCCTGTAAGCCCCGCACCGGACTCCGTGCTAGCAGTCTTAGTATCACGAATG
This is a stretch of genomic DNA from Aspergillus puulaauensis MK2 DNA, chromosome 8, nearly complete sequence. It encodes these proteins:
- a CDS encoding putative MFS pantothenate transporter (COG:G;~EggNog:ENOG410QDJ8;~InterPro:IPR020846,IPR011701,IPR036259;~PFAM:PF07690;~TransMembrane:12 (i12-32o58-78i85-105o111-133i145-166o178-201i247-274o294-312i319-337o349-367i379-401o413-432i);~go_function: GO:0022857 - transmembrane transporter activity [Evidence IEA];~go_process: GO:0055085 - transmembrane transport [Evidence IEA]), with protein sequence MWWIKDPEKRLLVKIDFFILSFCCVTYFFNYLDRSNLTNAYVSGMEEELAFKGNQLTVINTIFTVGYILGQVPSNLALTYLPPRIFFPSMVLLWGGLTMITAAVHNPQGIMAIRFFLGLAEASTFSGTHYILGSWYAERELGKRSGIFTASGLAGTMFGGFIQTGIHSSLDGAAGLSGWRWLFIIDGLITLPIAIYGLFLFPDTPTTTRAPYLTPSERALAVSRLTTVNADRAPINRAFLKELFTTWYWWGFVILWVIAGETESFSSNTLLALYMKAHPTIKYSVPQLNNYPTGVPAVGIISTLFWATLTDLFGGKRYIVGYFIGITGVVTSALILARFDSTATVFGAYYWAGAVYACQATFFAWANDAMRNRDARQRSVVIASMNLGNNAVNAWWSIIFYSADLAPRFTRGMWAMVGCSIALAVWTTAILVKTVREEKAMVRAQALDGPSECVRQSEKSD